The Hemicordylus capensis ecotype Gifberg chromosome 6, rHemCap1.1.pri, whole genome shotgun sequence genome window below encodes:
- the AREG gene encoding amphiregulin, whose protein sequence is MHRVTLFFLLPLFWGSVCQHAAGSGLNVTEGKQSMPVLRTLHTSGTEMSSSGAEDEETEEEDMRELMVPQFLLGDSSRAESQVKKPPKSESRKKNPDKPKRKGNKGKKTKKKSRTPCEREYKTFCVHGECKYNERLQQAACICDLHYFGERCVEQFLKTHRNDDAASHSSTVEVVVVVVLAVLGVIVIVLIVLRARRKYPKYGEKEERKKLRQENGSSSNDV, encoded by the exons ATGCACCGGGTCACGCTTTTCTTCCTCCTGCCGCTGTTCTGGGGCTCAG TGTGCCAGcatgctgctggatcagggctaAATGTGACCGAAGGAAAGCAAAGTATGCCCGTTTTGAGGACTCTCCACACATCAGGAACTGAGATGTCTTCATCTGGTGCTGAGGATGAAGAGACTGAAGAGGAGGACATGAGGGAGTTAATGGTACCTCAATTCCTTTTGGGTGACTCAAGCAGAG CTGAATCACAAGTTAAGAAACCACCAAAATCAGAAAGTAGGAAAAAGAACCCTGACAaaccaaaaagaaaaggaaacaagGGGAAGAAAACTAAGAAGAAAAGCCGAACTCCATGTGAGAGAGAGTATAAAACCTTCTGCGTTCACGGTGAATGCAAATATAATGAACGTCTCCAACAAGCGGCATGCAT ATGCGATCTGCACTACTTTGGTGAACGTTGCGTTGAACAGTTCTTGAAGACGCACAGAAACGACGATGCAGCAAGCCACTCTTCCACAGTagaggtagtggtggtggttgtacTCGCAGTCCTTGGTGTTATTGTCATTGTACTCATTGTACTGCG GGCAAGAAGAAAATATCCTAAATATggtgaaaaagaagaaagaaaaaagcttcGGCAAGAAAATGGAAGCTCCAGCAATGATGTCTAA